Proteins encoded by one window of Blautia faecicola:
- a CDS encoding DUF5717 family protein codes for MEQLLNGRFEYEVPKLTLSDAQINLTTNEGENVRGELHVAAEDNRRIKGMTMSSNRRVLLAKEKFSGTTVCIPYGLDVKGLSAGDTVDGVITINSNLGEYQVPVHAVITDDGIQTSRGAIDSLEAFIKLAESDYREAFRLYTSESFLKVLQGENPSYESLYRGMSQNPVTYQHMEEFLIGTGKKEPVTLRLEKTEQTWDHLDTTVKDCLNLYKSTWGYTHMEVEVTGDFLEVEKKVITNEDFIGSVYGLEYLIRKEKLGNGRKYGQIRIKTVYGTYVYEVKASGNVSYELSNRMYEKKGQAALAGLYEKYLLGEIGQDEWKEDSLKELERLRNLGCYYPKQQLMEAYIYEQTGDLANAKSVLWPLRELKFTQEQMEEEAWYLAMAVKASVATPDQEMTAQTRIENLYRMNPGSYSILRVLMDTSEEYRHAPGRQMYMLEELFDLGCRSPFLYLAAYEKLEKEAGYLKKLSPFMVQVLHYAARHGRLNEELTMRIGHLSEYVKNFQPVIYRLLVKCYEAYPDNDMVDHICKYIMKGQPTKNEYFRWYQLAVEADIRITRLYEYYIETMPQGFQSVLPQVIRMYFVYNNTLSSRKRASVYANVIRNKGVDRTTYQNYRKAMEAFAQEALMEGKISEDYATIYQECIGEIATPALGEALAKVMFSYRVYCDDPKIRSVIVCHGELKEEQSYPCTDGAAYIQLYTPDARILFEDEKRRRYATTVDYNLQKLMDEESYLEPCVTLDVTTPGFLLAVCQNDGKKPITLETLGCYQHIVQMPEFQESYRHTICRKILKYYAAHAGDDTLDTYLKKMDLMTFASVDKVLLCEILIQKGMYTMALEIISRYGYEGISAESLMKLTSYLILDYDFVEQEELVYLAQHVFEQGLYNEVILLYLSDNLLGSVEQMALLWERMRGFQLDTYALEEEILLLSMFGRVYLRQGAAMLEQYMAQKGKESVALAYSSFWAYGYFLGKKETDPYIFRCLEQCCERKLEVDRICHLALLKYYASLDTYTEKQEKLADQILEECTENSLRFAFYRKFPARLTKPYQMDDKQFVEVQYPAGARVTIHYRLIRDNDTGESFKSEPMKNMYQGIFVKEFLLFYGETLEYYLTVELPDDTRQTDKKLLTMEESLQEGNTKYQLINQMLAGQKLGRSEQTEKAMEQYLQREHFARKMFPVLHA; via the coding sequence ATGGAACAGTTACTAAACGGAAGATTTGAATATGAAGTACCAAAGCTGACTCTTTCCGATGCACAGATCAACCTTACAACCAATGAGGGGGAAAATGTCCGGGGAGAATTGCATGTGGCGGCGGAGGATAACCGCAGGATCAAAGGAATGACCATGTCATCCAACCGCCGGGTACTGCTGGCAAAAGAAAAATTTTCGGGCACAACCGTATGCATCCCCTACGGACTGGATGTGAAGGGACTTTCCGCCGGGGATACGGTGGACGGTGTGATCACGATCAACAGCAATCTGGGAGAATATCAGGTGCCGGTACACGCGGTGATCACCGATGACGGGATCCAGACATCCCGCGGAGCCATCGACAGTCTGGAAGCATTTATCAAACTGGCAGAGAGCGATTACCGGGAGGCGTTCCGCCTTTATACCAGTGAGAGCTTTCTGAAAGTGCTGCAGGGAGAAAATCCGAGCTATGAAAGCCTTTACCGCGGCATGTCACAGAATCCGGTTACCTATCAGCATATGGAGGAATTTCTGATCGGAACCGGAAAAAAAGAACCGGTGACGCTGCGTCTGGAGAAAACCGAGCAGACCTGGGATCATCTGGATACCACAGTCAAGGATTGTCTGAATCTGTATAAAAGTACCTGGGGCTACACCCACATGGAAGTGGAAGTGACCGGGGATTTTCTGGAAGTGGAAAAGAAAGTGATCACCAACGAGGATTTCATCGGAAGTGTTTACGGTCTGGAATACCTGATCCGGAAAGAAAAACTGGGAAATGGAAGAAAATACGGTCAGATCCGGATCAAAACCGTGTACGGAACGTATGTATATGAAGTGAAAGCCTCCGGCAATGTGTCCTATGAACTGAGCAACCGGATGTATGAGAAAAAAGGACAGGCGGCATTGGCCGGTCTGTATGAAAAATACCTGCTGGGAGAGATCGGACAGGACGAGTGGAAAGAGGATTCCTTAAAAGAACTGGAGAGACTCAGAAACCTCGGATGCTATTATCCGAAACAGCAGCTGATGGAAGCCTATATCTATGAGCAGACCGGAGATCTGGCAAATGCAAAATCGGTGCTGTGGCCGCTCCGGGAACTGAAATTTACGCAGGAACAGATGGAAGAGGAAGCCTGGTATCTCGCGATGGCTGTGAAAGCATCCGTGGCAACACCGGATCAGGAGATGACAGCGCAGACCCGGATCGAAAATCTCTACCGGATGAATCCGGGCAGCTATTCGATCCTGCGGGTGCTGATGGATACTTCCGAGGAATACCGGCATGCACCGGGCAGACAGATGTATATGCTCGAAGAACTGTTTGATCTCGGATGCAGAAGCCCATTTCTGTATCTGGCAGCGTATGAAAAACTGGAAAAAGAAGCCGGATATCTCAAGAAACTGTCTCCGTTTATGGTACAGGTACTTCACTATGCGGCACGCCATGGCAGATTAAATGAAGAACTGACCATGCGGATCGGACATCTCTCCGAATACGTGAAGAATTTCCAGCCGGTGATCTACCGTCTTCTGGTAAAATGCTACGAGGCATACCCGGACAATGATATGGTGGATCATATCTGCAAATACATCATGAAGGGTCAGCCGACAAAGAATGAATATTTCCGCTGGTATCAGCTGGCGGTGGAAGCAGACATCCGGATCACACGGTTATATGAATATTATATCGAAACCATGCCGCAGGGCTTCCAGAGTGTTCTGCCACAGGTTATCCGTATGTACTTTGTATACAACAATACATTAAGCAGCAGAAAACGTGCATCCGTGTATGCAAATGTAATCCGCAACAAAGGAGTAGACAGAACAACCTATCAGAATTATCGCAAAGCGATGGAAGCGTTCGCACAGGAAGCACTGATGGAAGGAAAGATCAGTGAGGATTACGCGACGATCTATCAGGAATGTATCGGGGAGATCGCCACACCGGCACTCGGGGAGGCACTGGCAAAAGTGATGTTCTCCTATCGGGTGTACTGTGATGATCCGAAGATCCGCAGCGTGATCGTATGCCACGGAGAACTGAAAGAAGAACAAAGTTATCCGTGTACGGACGGAGCGGCATATATTCAGCTGTATACCCCGGATGCGAGAATTCTGTTTGAAGATGAAAAACGAAGAAGATATGCAACAACAGTAGATTACAATCTGCAAAAACTGATGGATGAAGAATCCTATCTGGAGCCATGCGTGACACTGGATGTGACCACACCGGGATTTTTACTGGCAGTATGCCAGAATGACGGCAAAAAACCGATCACCCTGGAAACGCTGGGCTGTTATCAGCACATCGTACAGATGCCGGAATTCCAGGAGTCTTATCGCCATACGATATGCAGAAAGATCCTGAAATATTACGCGGCACATGCGGGAGATGATACGCTGGATACCTATCTGAAAAAGATGGATCTGATGACATTTGCAAGCGTGGACAAAGTGCTGCTGTGTGAGATCCTGATCCAGAAAGGCATGTATACGATGGCACTGGAGATCATCAGCCGTTACGGATACGAAGGAATCAGTGCGGAAAGCCTGATGAAGCTTACGAGCTACCTGATCCTGGATTATGATTTTGTGGAACAGGAAGAACTGGTCTATCTGGCACAGCATGTATTTGAACAGGGACTTTACAATGAAGTCATCCTGCTGTATCTGAGTGACAATCTGCTGGGTTCTGTGGAACAGATGGCACTTTTATGGGAGCGGATGCGTGGTTTCCAGCTGGATACCTATGCACTGGAAGAAGAGATCCTTCTGCTTTCGATGTTTGGCCGTGTCTATCTGCGGCAGGGTGCTGCGATGCTTGAACAGTACATGGCGCAGAAAGGAAAAGAATCGGTGGCACTTGCCTATAGTTCCTTCTGGGCATACGGATATTTCCTGGGCAAAAAAGAGACAGATCCTTATATTTTCCGGTGTCTGGAACAGTGCTGTGAGAGAAAACTGGAAGTCGACCGGATCTGCCATCTGGCACTTCTGAAATATTATGCAAGCCTGGATACTTATACAGAAAAACAGGAAAAACTGGCAGATCAGATCCTCGAAGAGTGTACCGAAAACAGTCTGCGTTTTGCATTTTACCGCAAATTCCCGGCAAGACTGACCAAGCCGTATCAGATGGATGACAAACAGTTCGTCGAGGTACAGTATCCGGCGGGCGCAAGGGTGACGATCCATTACCGTCTGATCCGGGACAACGACACCGGTGAGAGTTTTAAGAGCGAACCGATGAAAAATATGTATCAGGGCATCTTTGTGAAGGAATTCCTGTTATTTTACGGAGAAACGCTGGAGTATTATCTGACGGTGGAACTGCCGGATGATACGAGACAGACCGATAAAAAACTTCTGACGATGGAAGAGTCCTTACAGGAGGGAAATACGAAGTACCAGCTGATCAATCAGATGCTGGCAGGTCAGAAACTCGGACGGAGTGAACAGACAGAGAAAGCGATGGAACAGTACCTGCAGAGAGAACATTTTGCAAGAAAAATGTTCCCGGTACTCCATGCATAA
- a CDS encoding DUF5716 family protein: MNEVRNILVGFDFGEKVSQLCYYDRREGEPVSLPVKVGTGQYTFPNALSKKPGEDEWHFGLEVEYFVEQQDEIAVDNLYTLCLEQETVEVDGATWKVGELLGKFIGNALRILGVPDLVKSISGLMITTPVLTRPMVENIRVACQEMGFPRNRCFLQDYEESFYYHTLYQKPEIWSRNVGLFIFEQDAVSYAKLEMNRSSRPVRVGVRRGEHTTLHTEALQRDVDFCQFVMESLENEVYSSIYLVGDGFEREWAEKSVAELCKHQRRVFYGNNLFSKGACYAAKEKTEERNLKGYLYVGNDLVRENVGMEMTVFGTSAYHPLIVSGVNWYEAMGDCEIILDDTRELEFVVSDMENTRKVRYSMSLPGLPERPAKATRLHVHLEFTAADECRIDVIDMGFGDLYPSSNLTWHETMKSRGAEE; encoded by the coding sequence ATGAACGAAGTCAGGAATATATTGGTAGGATTTGATTTTGGGGAGAAAGTCTCACAGCTGTGTTATTACGACCGCCGTGAGGGAGAACCGGTTTCCCTGCCAGTGAAGGTGGGAACCGGACAGTATACTTTCCCGAATGCACTCAGTAAGAAGCCGGGAGAGGATGAATGGCATTTCGGATTGGAAGTGGAGTATTTTGTGGAGCAGCAGGATGAGATCGCTGTGGACAATCTGTATACACTGTGTCTCGAACAGGAGACGGTGGAAGTGGACGGAGCCACATGGAAAGTCGGAGAACTTCTCGGAAAATTCATCGGCAATGCGCTTCGTATCCTTGGCGTTCCGGATCTGGTAAAAAGCATCAGCGGACTGATGATCACCACGCCGGTGCTGACGCGTCCGATGGTGGAAAACATCCGGGTGGCATGCCAGGAGATGGGATTTCCAAGAAACCGCTGTTTCCTGCAGGATTATGAGGAAAGTTTCTATTATCATACATTATACCAGAAACCGGAGATCTGGAGCCGGAATGTAGGACTGTTTATCTTTGAGCAGGATGCGGTATCTTATGCAAAACTGGAGATGAACCGGAGCAGCCGTCCGGTGCGCGTCGGCGTGAGAAGAGGCGAGCATACCACGCTTCATACGGAAGCGCTGCAGCGCGATGTGGACTTCTGCCAGTTTGTGATGGAATCTCTGGAAAATGAAGTGTACTCGAGTATTTATCTGGTGGGTGACGGGTTTGAACGCGAATGGGCGGAAAAATCCGTGGCAGAACTCTGCAAGCACCAGCGCCGGGTATTTTACGGAAACAACCTGTTTTCCAAGGGAGCCTGCTATGCGGCAAAAGAAAAGACGGAAGAGCGGAATCTGAAAGGCTATCTGTATGTGGGCAACGATCTGGTGCGGGAAAATGTCGGTATGGAGATGACGGTGTTCGGAACATCGGCGTATCACCCGCTGATCGTGTCCGGTGTCAACTGGTACGAGGCGATGGGAGACTGCGAGATTATTCTGGACGATACCCGGGAACTGGAATTTGTCGTGTCTGATATGGAAAATACAAGAAAAGTGCGTTACAGTATGTCTCTGCCGGGACTCCCGGAGCGTCCGGCGAAAGCGACGAGACTGCATGTACATCTGGAATTTACCGCAGCGGACGAATGCAGGATTGATGTGATAGATATGGGATTCGGTGATCTGTATCCGTCAAGCAATCTCACATGGCATGAGACGATGAAGAGTCGGGGGGCAGAAGAATGA